The Streptomyces sp. R28 region CGGCCGTCTCGGCAGGCCCCGGGCACCGACGCTGGGAGTTCATGCGCGTGCCCGGCGAGACCGTCGAAGAACTCGGCGACATCGACAACGTCTGGAATGCCCTCGGGCTCTTCGGCCTCAACCCGGACAACGCCACCCTGGAACGGCACGCCGTCTACACCACCCAGGCCCGCTGCGCCGACCAGTGGCGCTCGGGCCGGCTCCTCATCGCGGGCGACGCCGCACACGTCATGCCGCCCTTCGTCGGACAGGGCATGTGCTCGGGCTTCCGCGACGCCATCAACCTCGCCTGGAAGCTCCACCTCGTCCTCGACGGACTGGCCGACGCGCAGCTCCTCGACACGTACACGGTCGAACGCAGCTCCCACGTGCGGCCGGCCATCGAGACGTCGATCGCCCTGGGCGAGGTGATCTGCCAGACCGACCGGGCCGCGGCGGCCGGACGCGACGCCTTCCTGCTGGCCGCCCGGGCCCGCGCCCGCGGCGGCCGCGACCAGGCAGCACCGGGCGGCCCCGCCCTCGCCCAGTCCCTCACCGGCGGACTGCTGCGCACCGGCGTCGGCCACGCACCCCAGCCGGGCGCCGGCAACCTCGTCCCGCAGGCACGGGTGGCACGGGGCGGCAGGACCGGCCTGTTCGACGACGTCGTCGGCACCGGATTCACCCTGCTCTGCACCGAGGATCCGCGGCTCCTCCTCGACCCCGAGGACCTGGCGTTCCTCGACGCCCTGGACACCCATCTGGTGCGGGTGCTGCCCGCGGGCACGGCGCCGGAGAAGGCCGGGGAGCACGACGTCGTCGACCTCGACGACGTCTACCTCCCCTACCTCGCCGGAGCGGCCGCCGGCACCGCGACCGGCATGCTCGTGCGCCCCGACTTCTACCTCTTCGGCACCGCCCACGACCGCGACGACCTGGTCGCGCTCATCGAAGATCTGCGTGGCCGACTCGGGCCCACGCAGCCCTGATCACCCCTCTTGCCACACAGCATGGGAAAGGCAGCTCCGCAGATGTTGGAAGCAGTGAAGCAGTTCGGCAAGCTCGTCCGGATGATCACGACGGGCGACCCCGTCGAACGGACCCGCCGTCTCTACCAGTTCATGCCGCCGAGCTTCGAGTTCGTCGAGCGCACCACGACGTACTGCAACTTCGGCTACTGGAACGACGGCTGCACCAGCCTCGACGAAGCGGCCGAGGTGATGGCCACCAAGCTGGCCGACGCAGCCGGGATACAGAGCGGCGACACCGTCCTCGACCTCGGATTCGGCTACGGCGACCAGGACTTCTCCTGGCTGCGTGAACGCCGGCCCAAGAAGATCCACGGCCTGAACATCACGCCCCACCAGATCGAGCACGCGCGCCGCAGGGCCACCGAGGAAGGAGTGGCGGACCAGCTCGACTTCCAGCAGGGATCCGCCACCGACATCCCCTTCCCCGACAACACCTTCGACCGCGTGGTGGCCCTCGAATCCGCCTTCCACTTCTACCCGCGCAGCGACTTCTTCAAGGAGGCGTTCCGTGTGCTGCGGCCCGGCGGCGTCCTCGCCGTCGCCGACGTCCTGCCCATGCACGACGACGTGGTGCGCAAGGAACTCAAGTCACGCGCCCTGAGCTGGATCCTCCTCAGCTATGACGAGGCCAACTGGTACACCGCCGACACCTACACCAAGCAGCTCGGCGAGGTCGGCTTCGAGCAGGCACGCGTCGACTCCATCCGCGACCGGGTGTGGGAGCAGTACCGCCGGTTCATGGTCAACAGGCTCGCCAGCCCCTCGTACAAGGCCAAGGTCAGCTCCACCAGCTACAAGGGAATGGTCCGCAACTGGAGCGACCAGGACCTGCTGAAGAAGGAACTCGCAGGCATCGACTACGTCATGGCCGTCGCGCACAAGCCGGCGGAGTGACGGGCAGCTACAACCGGCGGTGCACACAGTGGTGGCAGGGGTGAACGGGTGCGTTTGGTCGAGCGGGACGAACAGGTGCGGTACCTGGACCGCCTGGTGGACGAGTGCCGCGGACGGAAGGGACAGATCGTCCTCCTGAACGGCCCGGCGACGACGGGCAAGACCGAACTCCTGAGAGTGTGCGCGGACCGGGCGCCCGAGGACGTCCGCGTGCTCCGCGCGACCTGCTCGCGCGCGGAGCAGTCCCTGCCCTTCGGGGTACTCAGCCAACTGCTGCGCAGCAATGCCCTGCCGAGCGAACTCGCCGCCCACGTGGACCGGTTGCTGAGGGACGGGGCGACCGCGAACGCCCCATCCCGACCGGACCACGACGCCGTCGAAGCGGCGGTCGTGCGCATCGTCCACGGCCTCGGCGTGGCCGTCCTCGACCTCGCCGCCGAGACACCCCTGCTGATCGCCGTCGACGACGTCCAGCACGCCGACGTCCCCTCCCTGCACTGCCTCCTCTACATCGCGCGCCGACTCGGCTCGGCCCGCGTCCTGGTGGTCCTCACCGACGAGGCGGACTTCGAGACGCAGCACTCGCTGTTCCGCGCCGAACTGCGCCGCCAGCCGCACTTCCACCAGCTGCGCCTCGCACCCCTCACCCGCGAAGGCGTCGCAGCGGTGCTCCACGGCAGGGCCGGGACACCTCCCTCCGACGCCCACACGGACGACGCGACGCCCGGGGAGACCGACGCCTTCTTCCGCGCCAGCGGCGGCAATCCCCTGCTCCTGCACGCCCTCATCGAGGACCAGCACATCGCCGGCGCGCCCCGCCCCCAGGGATACGGACTCGCCCTGCTGAACTGCCTGTACCGCGACAGGCCCGCCGTGCTCCAAGTGGCCCGCGCCCTCGCCGTGCTCGGTGAAGAGGGCGGCGTCGACGAACTGAGCCAGCTGGCGGGGCTCGACACGGAAACCGTCAGCCGGGCCCTGCACGACATGGACGCCGCCGGCCTCATCGACAAGTGCTCCTTCCGCCACCCCGTGGCCCGCTCCGCGGTCGCCGACGACATCTCCCCGCAGGACCGCCTCGCCCTGCACCGCCGCGCCGCCCAGCTGATGCACGACCGGGGCGCACCCACGATGACCGTCGCCCGTCATCTCGTGGAGGCCAGGCACACCCACGGCCCCTGGGTGGTGCACGTCCTCCTGGAAGCGGCCGAGCAGGCGATGCTCGGCGAGGACCCGCGACTGGCCACCGAGTGCCTCAAACTCGCCCACCGCTCCAGCTCCGACGAACAGGACAGGCCGGCCATCAGAGCACGGCTCGCCCAGGCCGAATGGGAGCTCAGCCCCTCCGCCGCGGCACGCCACCTCACCCCGCTCGTCTCCGCCGTCCGCAGCGGCCGGCTCGGCCACGGCGACCGCCTCGTCCTCCTGCGGCACCTGCTCTGGCACGGCAGGACCGACGAGGCCGAGACCGTCCTCAGACACCTCAGGGGCACCGCGGGCGACCAACGGCCCGAATCCCGCGACGAACCCCGCGACATCGAAAGATGGCTGGCCGCCACCCACCCCCCACTCGTCCGCAGAAGCCGCCACCCCCTCACCCACGGCAGCGACATCGGCCACCTGCTCACCCCGCTCAGCGACCCGTGGTGGCGCTCGGCCGCCGACCTCGGTGACCTGATCACCCGCGGCCCCGACCAGCACGCCGCCGACCGCGCCGAGCAGATCCTCGCGGAGACCGGCGTCGGCCGCCGCAGCCCCTGGACCGAAGAGGCCGTCCAACTGGCCCTGTCCGTACTGATCTGCGCCGGACGCCCCGCCAGCGCCGCCGACTGGTGCGACCGGCTGAGCGACCCCGCCGCCCCCCGGCAGACCCCGGCGCGCACCGCCATCCTGGCCGCGATGCGCGCCGAAGCAGCCATCAGACAGGGCGACTTGACGGCAGGCGCCGACCACGCCCGACAGGCACTCACCCACCTCGCGCCCAAGGCATGGGGAGTCGCCGTCGGCCTGCCGCTGGGCAGCCTCGTCCTCGCCACCACCAGAACCGGCCACTACGAGGAAGCGGCGAAGTGCCTCACGCACTCCGCGACCGACGCCATGTTCCGCAGCCGCTACGGACTGCACTACCTCCACGCCCGCGGCCACTACCACCTCGCCACCAACCACCCGCACGCCGCCCTCGCCGACTTCCTGTCCTGCGGCGAACTCATGCGCGCCTGGGGCCTGGACGCGTCGGCGCTCATCCCCTGGCGCACCGGCACCGCCGAGGCCTGGCTGCGCCTCGGCAACCCGGACCAGGCCAAGCGCCTCGTCTACGACGAGCTGACCAGGGCCGGCGCCGACGACCCACGCGCCCGTGGCTCGGCGCTGCGCCTCCTCGCCGCGCTCGGCCCCGTCAGCAGACAGCCCGAACTGCTCACGGAGGCACTGGACCTGCTGGAGGACTGCGGCGACGGCTACGAACAGGCCAGGGTGCTGGTCGATCTCTGCCGCAGCTATCACGCACTCGACGAACACCGGCGGGCCCGCATGGTCTTCCGCCGGGCCTGGCACGTGGCGAAGCTGTGCAATGCAGGCCCGCTGAACAAGGAACTCATGGCGGCCTCCGGCGGCGTCGGCGGATTCGAGACGGCACCCGTGGGCGCCGACGGCATCACCTCCCTCACCGGCTCCGAACGGCGGGTCGCCGCACTGGCCGTGATGGGCTGCACGAACCGCGAGATCGCCGGGAAACTGCACATCACCGCAAGTACGGTGGAGCAGCACCTGACCCGCGTGTACCGGAAGCTCAACGTCAAGCGGCGAAAGGACCTTCCCGTGGACCTGCGCAACGACGGAGCCACGACCGAGCGGACGCCCCTCGGACGCCGCTGACCGATCGCACCCCGAACCGCCCCCCCCCAAAAAAAGGATTCACGTGCCGCACACCCCGGACGACCAGCCGACCACCCCCGCACCCGGCACCTACACCATCGACGCCGGACGCAGCACGATCGCCTTCACCACACGCCACTTCTTCGGCCTGGGCGCCGTACCCGGAACGTTCGCCCTCGCCTCGGGCCAGGTGCACGTCGATGCCGAGCCCACCCTGTCGTCGGCCACGGCCGTCATCGACGCCGACAGCTTCACGACCGGCAGTGGAACCCGCGACAAGGTCGTGCGCTCACCCAAGTACCTGGACACCGCGAAGCACCCCCACATCACCTTCGCCTCGAACGCCGTCCAGGACACGGGCAGCGGATACGTCCTGCGCGGAGAACTGACCGTCAAGGCCACGACCCAACCCGTCGAACTCGCCGTAGAACAGCCGGAATGCGGAGCCGAAGGAATCCGGTTCCGCGCCACCACCCGAATCGACAGGTACGCATTCGGCATAACCGTCGACAAGGGCATGACCGCCCGTCACCTCACCCTTTCTCTCGACATTCTCGCCGTACCCGCCGTCGGAAACACCTCCGGCGAATAGCGGCCGAGGGAAGCGGGCCATGGAGAACACGATGACATATCTGGGAATCGACATCGGCGGCACCAAAGTCGCCCTGCGCGCCGAGAACGGCACGCAATCCCAGGAAGCCGTGTTCCCCTGGCCGCGCCCCGGAAGCACCGCGCACGACGACCTGGACGCCCTCGCCACGCAGGTCCGCGCACTCCTCGCCAGCACACACGGGCCGGTCGCCTCCGTCGGCATCGCCATGCCCGCCACCGTCGACGGAACCGGCCGGGTCACCACCTGGCCGAACCGCCCCTCCTGGACGGGACTCGACCTGCGCGGCGCGCTCCACCCCCTGTTCCCCGGGAGCAGGGTCACCTGGGCCGACGACGGGGACCTCGCCGCCCTCGCCGAGGCCGACGCGGCCGGCTGCCGGGACCTCGTCTACCTCGGCGTCGGCACCGGCATCGGCGGCGGCATGGTCGTCGGCGGCCGGCCCTGCCCCGGCCCGGACCGCGGCTCCTGCGAAGTCGGCCACATGATCGTCGACAGCGCGGGACCGCGCTGCGACTGCGGCCGCCGAGGCTGCGTACAGGCCATCGCCTCCGGCCCGGCCACCCTGCGCAGAGCGGCCCGACTGCGCGGCACCGCCACGACCTTCGACGACCTCAGGCAGGGCCTGCGCGACGACGAACCCTGGGCCGCCGCCGCGGTACAGGAATCCTGTGCCGCCCTGGCCGTCGCCGTCGTCAACCTCAACGAACTCGCGCACCCCTCCCTGGCCCTGATCGGCGGCGGATTCGCCGACGGCCTGCCCGGATTCACCGACCGGGTGGCAGCCGCCGCGACCGCCCTCACCAGGCCCGGCCACCAGCTCGCCCCCGTACGCGCCGCCGCCCTTGGCGGGCTCTCGTCCCTGCGCGGCGCACTCCTCCTGGCCCGGGGTACGCACTCCGGGTTCGGGGTTCCCGGCTAGGGGGCTGCGGCAACCCCCTAGGGGTTGTCCGGTTCGATGCGCCACCCGTAGATTCCCCGAGTAGGGAGGATCATTTCGGAGTGCGCGGTGCTGCGAATTCACCGAAGAAACCACTCAGGTATTCCGGTCGGAACTCGCCAGTTGTGCCACTTCACGGGACCGAGCTCAATGACGCTCATTGGTGCCCATCGATGACGAATTGAGGCTCGTTGACGGACCGTTTGATGGTGGGCCGATATTCACCTGCTGACCGCCGCGACGGGTTGGGTTGAGTGGACAAAGAAGAGAAGCTCCGTGATTACCTGAAGAGGACGACCGCGGATCTGCGCCGCGCGCGACAGCGCCTGCGCGACATGGAGGCCGAGCAACAGCAGCCCATCGCCATCGTGGGGATGAGCTGCCGCTACCCGGGAGGCGTGACCAGCCCCGAGGACCTCTGGCAGCTCGTCTCCACCGGCACCGACGGCGTCTCCGGATTCCCGGACGACCGCGGCTGGAACCTCGGCGGTCTCTACGAGGCCGACGCGGGCCAGGACGGCAAGTCGG contains the following coding sequences:
- a CDS encoding bifunctional 3-(3-hydroxy-phenyl)propionate/3-hydroxycinnamic acid hydroxylase translates to MVNPDVLIVGYGPVGQLATILLAQHGHTVTVVERWPQPYSMPRAVAYDGEAARILAAAGVADRLDGIREPTGEYVWENARGQTLIHMDVPGQSPSGWPESTSMYQPGLEAELAARGAELPGVTVHRGQVAVELTEHEDRVEVVAEDADGARHTYSARWVIGCDGANSFVSGCIGSTVTDYSFAHDWLICDVVTHDKREYKPNNLQICDPARPRTAVSAGPGHRRWEFMRVPGETVEELGDIDNVWNALGLFGLNPDNATLERHAVYTTQARCADQWRSGRLLIAGDAAHVMPPFVGQGMCSGFRDAINLAWKLHLVLDGLADAQLLDTYTVERSSHVRPAIETSIALGEVICQTDRAAAAGRDAFLLAARARARGGRDQAAPGGPALAQSLTGGLLRTGVGHAPQPGAGNLVPQARVARGGRTGLFDDVVGTGFTLLCTEDPRLLLDPEDLAFLDALDTHLVRVLPAGTAPEKAGEHDVVDLDDVYLPYLAGAAAGTATGMLVRPDFYLFGTAHDRDDLVALIEDLRGRLGPTQP
- a CDS encoding ROK family protein, whose amino-acid sequence is MTYLGIDIGGTKVALRAENGTQSQEAVFPWPRPGSTAHDDLDALATQVRALLASTHGPVASVGIAMPATVDGTGRVTTWPNRPSWTGLDLRGALHPLFPGSRVTWADDGDLAALAEADAAGCRDLVYLGVGTGIGGGMVVGGRPCPGPDRGSCEVGHMIVDSAGPRCDCGRRGCVQAIASGPATLRRAARLRGTATTFDDLRQGLRDDEPWAAAAVQESCAALAVAVVNLNELAHPSLALIGGGFADGLPGFTDRVAAAATALTRPGHQLAPVRAAALGGLSSLRGALLLARGTHSGFGVPG
- a CDS encoding AAA family ATPase, with amino-acid sequence MRLVERDEQVRYLDRLVDECRGRKGQIVLLNGPATTGKTELLRVCADRAPEDVRVLRATCSRAEQSLPFGVLSQLLRSNALPSELAAHVDRLLRDGATANAPSRPDHDAVEAAVVRIVHGLGVAVLDLAAETPLLIAVDDVQHADVPSLHCLLYIARRLGSARVLVVLTDEADFETQHSLFRAELRRQPHFHQLRLAPLTREGVAAVLHGRAGTPPSDAHTDDATPGETDAFFRASGGNPLLLHALIEDQHIAGAPRPQGYGLALLNCLYRDRPAVLQVARALAVLGEEGGVDELSQLAGLDTETVSRALHDMDAAGLIDKCSFRHPVARSAVADDISPQDRLALHRRAAQLMHDRGAPTMTVARHLVEARHTHGPWVVHVLLEAAEQAMLGEDPRLATECLKLAHRSSSDEQDRPAIRARLAQAEWELSPSAAARHLTPLVSAVRSGRLGHGDRLVLLRHLLWHGRTDEAETVLRHLRGTAGDQRPESRDEPRDIERWLAATHPPLVRRSRHPLTHGSDIGHLLTPLSDPWWRSAADLGDLITRGPDQHAADRAEQILAETGVGRRSPWTEEAVQLALSVLICAGRPASAADWCDRLSDPAAPRQTPARTAILAAMRAEAAIRQGDLTAGADHARQALTHLAPKAWGVAVGLPLGSLVLATTRTGHYEEAAKCLTHSATDAMFRSRYGLHYLHARGHYHLATNHPHAALADFLSCGELMRAWGLDASALIPWRTGTAEAWLRLGNPDQAKRLVYDELTRAGADDPRARGSALRLLAALGPVSRQPELLTEALDLLEDCGDGYEQARVLVDLCRSYHALDEHRRARMVFRRAWHVAKLCNAGPLNKELMAASGGVGGFETAPVGADGITSLTGSERRVAALAVMGCTNREIAGKLHITASTVEQHLTRVYRKLNVKRRKDLPVDLRNDGATTERTPLGRR
- a CDS encoding YceI family protein, encoding MPHTPDDQPTTPAPGTYTIDAGRSTIAFTTRHFFGLGAVPGTFALASGQVHVDAEPTLSSATAVIDADSFTTGSGTRDKVVRSPKYLDTAKHPHITFASNAVQDTGSGYVLRGELTVKATTQPVELAVEQPECGAEGIRFRATTRIDRYAFGITVDKGMTARHLTLSLDILAVPAVGNTSGE
- a CDS encoding cyclopropane-fatty-acyl-phospholipid synthase family protein, which produces MLEAVKQFGKLVRMITTGDPVERTRRLYQFMPPSFEFVERTTTYCNFGYWNDGCTSLDEAAEVMATKLADAAGIQSGDTVLDLGFGYGDQDFSWLRERRPKKIHGLNITPHQIEHARRRATEEGVADQLDFQQGSATDIPFPDNTFDRVVALESAFHFYPRSDFFKEAFRVLRPGGVLAVADVLPMHDDVVRKELKSRALSWILLSYDEANWYTADTYTKQLGEVGFEQARVDSIRDRVWEQYRRFMVNRLASPSYKAKVSSTSYKGMVRNWSDQDLLKKELAGIDYVMAVAHKPAE